The following are from one region of the Candidatus Binatia bacterium genome:
- a CDS encoding cupin domain-containing protein, producing the protein MSDLPNFKFELEKAKGWSGAAGSARQHTVNEFPVSQSFAAVSMRLEPGALRELHWHAIAAEWAYVVSGRCRVTVIAPSGDAEISDFGPGDVWYFPKGHGHSIQGLGPGDCHFLLVFDDGRFSEFGTFSITDWLARTPAGVLAQDLSLSPETIAKLPKEEVYIVQGEIPPADPPAALNPNLQPSQLRHKFRLGAAPLMRFEGGSEQLVSQAQFPISSTITGVLLTLKPGGLRELHWHPNADEWQYYITGRSEIGIFGANGKYRQDEFGPGDVAFINRGFGHYIRQVGNEETKILVAFNSPDYQEISISSWLASNPPRLLADNLGLDVAAIEKLPHAGRIIAGAA; encoded by the coding sequence ATGAGCGATCTTCCCAACTTCAAGTTCGAACTCGAGAAGGCAAAAGGCTGGAGCGGCGCGGCCGGCTCGGCTCGCCAACACACCGTCAACGAGTTTCCCGTCTCGCAGAGCTTTGCGGCCGTTTCGATGCGGCTCGAGCCCGGCGCGTTGCGCGAACTGCATTGGCACGCGATCGCGGCCGAGTGGGCGTACGTCGTCTCCGGGCGCTGCCGCGTGACGGTGATCGCGCCGTCGGGCGACGCGGAGATCTCCGACTTCGGACCCGGCGACGTCTGGTACTTTCCGAAAGGCCACGGTCACTCGATTCAAGGACTCGGGCCGGGCGATTGCCACTTCTTGCTCGTCTTCGACGACGGGCGTTTCTCTGAGTTTGGCACGTTCAGCATCACGGACTGGCTCGCGCGCACGCCGGCCGGCGTCTTGGCGCAAGATTTGAGCCTCTCGCCCGAAACGATCGCGAAGCTTCCGAAAGAAGAGGTCTATATCGTGCAGGGCGAGATTCCGCCGGCCGATCCGCCCGCCGCGCTCAACCCGAACCTGCAGCCGAGCCAACTCCGTCACAAGTTCCGGCTCGGCGCCGCGCCGCTCATGCGCTTCGAAGGCGGGAGCGAGCAGCTCGTCTCGCAAGCGCAGTTTCCGATCTCGTCGACGATAACGGGCGTGCTGCTCACGCTCAAGCCCGGCGGCCTGCGCGAGCTGCACTGGCATCCCAACGCCGACGAGTGGCAGTATTACATCACGGGGCGCTCCGAGATCGGAATCTTCGGCGCGAACGGCAAGTACCGGCAAGACGAGTTTGGGCCCGGCGACGTCGCGTTCATCAATCGCGGCTTCGGCCATTACATCCGTCAGGTCGGCAACGAAGAGACGAAGATTCTCGTCGCCTTTAACAGCCCAGACTACCAGGAGATCTCGATATCGAGCTGGCTCGCTTCGAACCCGCCGCGGCTGCTCGCCGACAACCTCGGGCTCGACGTCGCCGCGATCGAGAAGCTGCCGCACGCCGGGCGAATCATCGCCGGCGCCGCCTAA
- a CDS encoding VOC family protein, producing MQLEPYLFFHGRCEEALNFYAKALGGEIVGLNRYAGSPMEDQVDPHFRDKVMHASFVAGDVKFMASDGRPGSPPDGEDDIALSLATNDAAEGERAFTALAEGGNVEMPLADAFWGGKFGQVTDRFGVQWMVSVH from the coding sequence ATGCAACTCGAGCCGTATCTCTTCTTTCACGGACGCTGCGAAGAGGCGCTGAACTTCTACGCGAAGGCGCTCGGCGGCGAGATCGTCGGTCTCAACCGCTACGCCGGCTCTCCGATGGAGGATCAAGTAGATCCCCACTTCCGCGACAAGGTCATGCACGCCAGTTTCGTCGCCGGGGACGTAAAGTTCATGGCTTCGGACGGTCGGCCCGGTTCGCCGCCCGACGGCGAGGACGATATCGCGCTCTCGCTCGCAACGAACGACGCCGCGGAGGGCGAGCGCGCCTTTACGGCGCTCGCCGAGGGCGGCAACGTCGAGATGCCGCTTGCGGACGCCTTTTGGGGTGGAAAGTTCGGCCAGGTGACCGACCGGTTCGGCGTTCAGTGGATGGTGAGCGTACACTAA
- a CDS encoding P1 family peptidase produces the protein MRRTLLIPGFLAMTLASAAGARAVLPFHFGLFASGPLDAITDVAGVRVAHITKVEGSDIRTGATAVLPNSDPWDHKVSAAFFAFNGNGEMTGTHWIEESGYLEEPVVLTDTLDVGRAADGVISWVIEHHPRVGRADDVPLPVVAECDDGLLNDIQARAVTPDDVVALLDSAQPGQFARGSVGAGTAMNAFGFRAGIGSASRVLPSDAGGYRVGVLVNDNTGSSRRQLSIVGVPVGARLLNEYRPVFPTKVSLKGRLGDGSIIVVVATDAPLDSRQLRALALRAAMGMARTGLTSSVGSGDLIVAFSTSRVFERTADFTVQPPREPILEDDDALGALYTATAEATQAAIYDALFEAKTMTGRRGVTVYALPVDRVMEMLRAAGAISP, from the coding sequence ATGCGGCGGACGCTTCTGATTCCGGGCTTTTTGGCGATGACGCTTGCCTCGGCCGCCGGCGCCCGGGCGGTTCTGCCGTTCCACTTCGGACTCTTCGCGTCGGGCCCGCTCGACGCGATCACCGACGTCGCAGGCGTTCGCGTCGCCCATATTACCAAAGTCGAAGGCAGCGACATCCGAACCGGGGCGACCGCCGTTCTCCCGAACTCAGATCCCTGGGACCACAAGGTTTCGGCCGCTTTCTTTGCCTTCAACGGCAACGGCGAGATGACGGGTACGCACTGGATCGAGGAGTCGGGCTACCTCGAAGAGCCGGTCGTCCTTACCGACACGCTCGACGTCGGCCGGGCGGCCGACGGCGTCATCAGCTGGGTGATCGAGCACCATCCGAGGGTCGGGCGCGCCGACGACGTTCCGCTGCCCGTCGTTGCGGAATGCGACGATGGGCTCCTCAACGACATTCAAGCACGGGCCGTGACGCCGGACGACGTGGTCGCGCTGCTCGACTCGGCGCAGCCCGGACAGTTCGCGCGGGGGAGCGTCGGCGCCGGCACCGCGATGAACGCTTTCGGCTTCCGAGCGGGGATCGGTTCTGCCTCGCGCGTTCTGCCGAGCGACGCCGGGGGCTACCGCGTCGGCGTGCTCGTCAACGACAACACGGGCAGCAGCCGGCGTCAACTCTCGATCGTCGGCGTTCCGGTCGGCGCCCGATTGCTCAACGAGTACCGGCCGGTCTTCCCGACAAAAGTCTCTCTCAAGGGGCGGCTGGGCGACGGCAGCATCATCGTCGTCGTTGCGACCGACGCTCCGCTCGACAGCCGGCAGTTGCGCGCGCTCGCCCTGCGCGCCGCGATGGGGATGGCGCGGACCGGCCTAACCTCTTCGGTCGGAAGCGGCGATTTGATCGTCGCCTTCTCCACGTCGCGAGTCTTCGAGCGCACCGCGGACTTTACGGTCCAGCCGCCGCGAGAGCCGATTCTCGAAGATGACGATGCGCTCGGCGCCCTCTACACGGCGACGGCCGAAGCGACGCAAGCGGCGATCTACGACGCGCTCTTCGAGGCAAAGACGATGACCGGGCGGCGCGGGGTCACGGTCTACGCGCTTCCGGTCGATCGCGTCATGGAGATGCTCCGCGCGGCGGGCGCGATCTCGCCTTAG
- a CDS encoding 6-phosphofructokinase has product MTRPLGILVGGGPAPGINGVIASAAMEAFKCGLRAVGIFDGYRDLAAGRAPQTVELTFDEVSRIHTSGGSVLRTSRTNPAEDDATLDRCVASLDALGLRYLVCIGGDDTTYGAAMIAQRTRGRIGIATVPKTIDNDLPLPENAPTFGFETARSVGAGILESLMEDARTTARWYVVVCMGRKSGSLALGMCKAAGSTLAVLPEEFPQRATLASVVDTIVGAVVKRRAAGRAHGVAVVAEGIAERILDDVFSTSENLGHDSFGNVRLADVPLGVVLRDAIRIRLAEIGVDSVVHAKDIGYELRCAKPVPFDVDYTRTLGFGAVRYLVDGGSGALIALEGGRVRPLDLQELLDPQTGRIRTRQVDLTTEAYRVARDYMVYLEPLDFSSPERLASLAAQTNLTPAEFRAGFESVARP; this is encoded by the coding sequence GTGACGCGGCCGCTCGGCATTCTCGTCGGCGGCGGACCGGCGCCGGGAATTAACGGCGTGATAGCCTCGGCCGCGATGGAAGCGTTCAAGTGCGGGCTGCGCGCGGTCGGCATCTTCGACGGGTATCGCGACCTGGCCGCCGGGCGCGCGCCGCAGACGGTGGAGCTGACGTTCGACGAGGTCTCGCGGATCCACACGAGCGGCGGATCGGTGCTGCGGACCTCGCGCACAAATCCCGCGGAAGACGACGCGACGCTCGATCGTTGCGTCGCTTCGCTCGATGCCCTCGGGCTGCGCTATCTCGTCTGCATCGGCGGGGACGACACGACGTACGGCGCCGCGATGATCGCGCAGCGAACGCGGGGCCGGATCGGAATCGCGACGGTGCCGAAGACGATCGACAACGATCTGCCGCTGCCGGAGAACGCGCCGACCTTCGGCTTCGAGACCGCGCGCTCGGTCGGCGCCGGCATCCTCGAAAGCCTCATGGAGGACGCGCGAACGACGGCGCGCTGGTACGTCGTCGTCTGCATGGGGCGAAAATCGGGATCGCTTGCGCTGGGGATGTGCAAGGCGGCGGGCTCGACGCTCGCCGTGCTGCCCGAGGAGTTTCCGCAGCGCGCGACCCTCGCCTCGGTCGTGGATACGATCGTCGGCGCCGTCGTGAAGCGGCGCGCGGCGGGACGCGCCCACGGCGTCGCGGTCGTCGCCGAAGGCATCGCCGAGCGGATCTTGGACGACGTCTTCAGCACCTCCGAGAACCTCGGCCACGATTCGTTCGGCAACGTGCGCCTCGCCGACGTTCCGCTCGGCGTCGTCCTGCGCGATGCGATTCGGATTCGTCTCGCCGAGATCGGCGTCGACTCCGTCGTCCACGCGAAGGACATCGGCTACGAGTTGCGCTGCGCGAAGCCGGTGCCGTTCGACGTGGACTACACGCGCACGCTCGGCTTCGGCGCCGTCCGCTATCTCGTCGACGGCGGCAGCGGCGCGCTCATCGCGCTCGAAGGCGGACGCGTGCGTCCGCTCGATCTTCAAGAGCTGCTCGATCCGCAGACCGGCCGCATCAGGACGCGGCAGGTCGATCTCACGACCGAGGCCTATCGGGTCGCGCGCGACTACATGGTCTATCTCGAACCGCTCGACTTCAGCAGCCCCGAGCGCCTCGCGTCGCTTGCCGCCCAGACCAATCTCACGCCGGCAGAGTTTCGCGCCGGCTTTGAAAGCGTAGCGCGCCCGTAA
- the pckA gene encoding phosphoenolpyruvate carboxykinase (ATP) — MLSVPEKLKVVKLWENLSAPVLVEHALARGEGVLGADGQLIVDTRPHTGRSPKDKFFAREPSSEQHIDWSDSNQAIEPERFDALWDRVSAYLSEREAYSLDCYAGADERYRVPIRVYTELAWHNLFARHLFITPERPDPDFVPEFTVVDAALFEADPKRDGTRTGTFIMIHFGRRIILIGGTRYAGEIKKSIFTVMNYLLPLRETLPMHCSANVGKAGDVAILFGLSGTGKTTLSSDSHRPLIGDDEHGWSADGVFNFEGGCYAKVIRLSPTAEPEIWAATNRFSTVLENVVYDEATHKLDVDSDAKTENTRSAYPLEFIPNVVEGSKAGHPKTIIMLTADAFGVLPPIAKLSREQAMYHFLSGYTAKVAGTERGVSEPQATFSTCFGAPFMVHHPTVYARLLGQKIDSHEVDCWLVNTGWSGGPYGVGKRMSIAHTRAMVNAAIEGRIPNDYEEERFFGLMIPKEVPDVPRDVLNPRNMWADKDAYDEQARKLSQLFFDNFKRFEMHVLDSVNAVAIRPLARS, encoded by the coding sequence ATTCTATCGGTTCCGGAGAAACTCAAGGTCGTCAAACTGTGGGAGAACCTGTCCGCACCCGTGCTCGTCGAGCACGCGCTCGCGCGCGGCGAAGGCGTGCTCGGAGCCGACGGCCAGCTCATCGTCGACACTCGCCCGCATACGGGTCGCTCGCCAAAGGATAAGTTCTTCGCGCGCGAGCCGTCGAGCGAGCAGCACATAGACTGGAGCGACTCCAACCAGGCGATCGAGCCCGAACGTTTCGACGCGCTCTGGGATCGCGTATCGGCCTATCTCTCCGAACGAGAGGCCTACTCGCTCGACTGCTACGCCGGCGCCGACGAGCGCTACCGCGTTCCAATCCGGGTCTACACCGAACTGGCGTGGCACAACCTCTTCGCGCGCCACCTCTTCATCACGCCGGAGCGACCCGATCCCGACTTCGTGCCGGAGTTCACCGTCGTCGACGCGGCCCTCTTCGAGGCCGACCCGAAGCGGGATGGAACGCGCACCGGCACGTTCATCATGATCCATTTCGGACGCCGCATCATCTTGATCGGTGGCACTCGCTACGCCGGCGAGATCAAGAAGTCCATCTTCACCGTGATGAACTATCTGCTGCCGCTGCGCGAGACGCTGCCGATGCACTGTTCCGCGAACGTCGGCAAGGCCGGCGACGTGGCGATCCTCTTCGGCCTCTCCGGAACCGGCAAGACGACGCTCTCCTCCGACTCGCACCGCCCGCTGATCGGCGACGACGAGCACGGCTGGTCGGCCGACGGCGTCTTCAACTTCGAAGGCGGCTGCTACGCGAAGGTGATCCGCCTCTCGCCGACGGCGGAGCCCGAGATTTGGGCGGCGACGAATCGCTTCTCGACGGTGCTCGAGAACGTCGTTTACGACGAAGCGACCCATAAGCTCGACGTAGACTCCGACGCGAAGACGGAGAACACGCGCTCTGCCTATCCGCTCGAGTTCATCCCGAACGTCGTCGAGGGGAGCAAAGCCGGACATCCCAAGACGATCATCATGCTGACCGCCGACGCGTTCGGCGTTCTGCCGCCGATCGCAAAGCTCTCGCGCGAACAGGCGATGTATCACTTCCTCTCCGGGTACACGGCGAAGGTCGCCGGCACGGAGCGCGGCGTCAGCGAACCGCAGGCGACGTTCTCGACGTGCTTCGGCGCTCCGTTCATGGTGCACCATCCAACCGTCTACGCGCGTCTGCTCGGCCAAAAGATCGATTCGCACGAGGTCGACTGCTGGCTGGTCAACACCGGTTGGAGCGGCGGGCCGTACGGCGTCGGAAAGCGGATGTCGATCGCGCACACGCGCGCGATGGTCAACGCCGCGATCGAGGGCCGCATTCCGAACGATTACGAAGAGGAGCGTTTCTTCGGGCTCATGATTCCCAAGGAAGTTCCCGACGTGCCGCGCGACGTGCTCAATCCCCGCAACATGTGGGCCGATAAGGACGCCTACGACGAGCAGGCACGCAAGCTCTCGCAGCTCTTCTTCGACAACTTCAAGCGGTTCGAGATGCACGTGCTCGACTCGGTCAACGCGGTCGCTATACGGCCGCTTGCCAGGTCCTAA
- a CDS encoding tetratricopeptide repeat protein encodes MQWRAVSRFLAIVIAATLLPAPVLVAAARADTTAAPEVLQAEQLYKDGKYREAIAVLDKYLSAHPQDAAALVDRGDDFEALDDEKSAVADYSAAIQINPLYAYAYASRCEARMELGENRAALEDCNKAIELQPTLTYAYRMRALTELRGGDSQAALADANHALQLSPNSANALVTRCRAYIALERYKDALADCNSAATIDPTNDFAYFYRGRVELIQERWNAAVADFTEAVRLNPTDTNAYYWLAAGQREAGQYAEALKNVDLYISQAADDGDGYYLRAQIEMKLGNAAEARSSATNAVRHYQIDNDNADAAKAQELLDSLGKASPPP; translated from the coding sequence ATGCAATGGAGAGCGGTATCCCGCTTCCTGGCGATCGTTATCGCCGCCACGCTGTTGCCGGCGCCGGTTCTTGTCGCGGCCGCTCGCGCGGATACGACCGCCGCGCCCGAGGTGTTGCAGGCCGAGCAGCTCTATAAGGACGGAAAGTACCGCGAAGCGATCGCGGTTCTCGACAAGTATCTTTCGGCGCATCCGCAGGATGCGGCGGCTCTCGTGGACCGCGGCGACGACTTCGAGGCGCTCGATGACGAGAAGTCGGCGGTCGCCGACTACAGCGCGGCAATTCAGATCAACCCGCTCTACGCGTACGCCTACGCCTCGCGTTGCGAGGCTCGCATGGAGCTCGGCGAGAATCGGGCCGCGCTCGAGGACTGCAACAAGGCGATCGAGCTGCAGCCGACGCTGACCTACGCGTACCGCATGCGCGCACTCACCGAGCTGCGAGGCGGCGATTCGCAGGCTGCGCTCGCCGACGCGAACCACGCTCTGCAGCTCTCCCCGAACAGCGCGAACGCGCTCGTGACACGATGCCGAGCCTACATCGCGCTCGAACGCTACAAAGACGCGCTCGCCGACTGCAACTCGGCGGCCACGATCGACCCGACTAACGATTTCGCGTACTTCTACCGCGGGCGGGTCGAGCTAATTCAAGAGCGATGGAACGCTGCGGTCGCCGATTTCACCGAGGCGGTGCGCTTGAATCCGACCGACACCAACGCGTATTACTGGCTGGCCGCCGGCCAGCGCGAGGCCGGTCAATATGCCGAAGCGTTAAAGAACGTCGACCTCTACATCTCGCAGGCGGCCGACGACGGCGACGGCTACTACCTGCGGGCGCAGATCGAGATGAAACTCGGCAACGCGGCCGAGGCGCGCTCGTCGGCGACCAACGCGGTCCGGCACTATCAGATAGATAACGACAACGCCGACGCCGCGAAGGCTCAGGAGCTGCTCGACTCGCTCGGCAAGGCCTCTCCGCCGCCGTAG